In the genome of Podarcis raffonei isolate rPodRaf1 chromosome W, rPodRaf1.pri, whole genome shotgun sequence, one region contains:
- the LOC128405935 gene encoding uncharacterized protein K02A2.6-like, which produces MGMCAVRVQFRDKQAVLKLVIAKGSRPSLLGTDWFPALGLSISGLNSIQTCPEMSEALCKEFAGLFNGKLGCYKGPPVDFELDPGVAPIRLKPRRVPFALQPKIEAELDKLVKQGVLSPVDSAKWETPIVTPLKANGEVRICADYKCTINKALRGNSYPIPVVSHLLAKLAGGKVFAKIDLAQAYQQLPVTPQSAEAQTIVTHKGAFRVNRLQFGVCVAPGIFQGLMERLLRGLPGVLPFFDDVLIAGKDPQELVARVRAVLLKFKEVGLQLKKEKCSFGVPTVDFLGFKIDASGIHPTDAKIKAIIEAPRPQNKTELQSFLGLINFYHSFLPQKASVAEPLHRLLQKKNVWRWGQGQQKAFDSLRGMLSSRSVLAHYDESKPLVLACDASQYGLGAVLSHREPDGSEKPISFYSRTLSPTERNYAQIDKEALAIVAGIKKFHDYVYGRHFSIEMDHKPLLGLFNPNKQTPQILSPRMLRWSIFLNGFQYTLTHVPGKRLCHADALSRLPLPGGSNEDPAPAEHIMMLETLPGAPVTATDIAEKTRKDAVLSRVLTWVGRGWPGGPHEDKFRPYATRQHELSMHKGCLLWGDRVIIPAPLRNRVLETLHMGHPGMVRMKSLARCYVWWPGMDQNIEQWVRTCKACQEVRPEVARAPVHWWEQSRSPWSRLHLDFAGPFQGKVFLVIVDAYSKWLEVAMVPSMASAAVIKVLRQLFATHGLPETIVSDNGAAFVSQEFRAFLADNFIRGVTSAPFHPSSNGQAERMVRTAKESIARLMEGNWSARIARMLFLQHATPCTATGKSPAELLLGRRLVTVLDYVHLDKMPNRNSRATPQAEADTTRYLAPEDLVWVRNYSRGSRWVAGVVTRTSGPVSYYVTLENGQVWKRHIDQLRRRALSREGSDNSSLANDAELQDQSENGPEVQSPGASANEPGSASPQDDEVQVGDPAMSGTPSVPDETPIAPPLPQVTSNPEPATPVVRRSSRSCRTPQYLRDYVCGAH; this is translated from the coding sequence atgggaatgtgtgccgtgagagtacagttccgggacaaacaggcggtactcaaactggtgattgcgaagggcagtcgccccagtctcctgggcactgactggttccccgccctgggactgagtatatcagggcttaattcaatccaaacctgccctgagatgagcgaggcattatgcaaagaatttgctggtctctttaatggaaaactgggttgttataaagggcccccagttgacttcgaattggaccctggggtggccccaatccgactcaaaccaaggcgagtgccatttgcactgcaacccaagatcgaagcagagctggataaattggtcaagcagggagttctctcacccgtggactctgctaagtgggagactccaatcgtcacgccccttaaagcaaatggggaagtcaggatctgtgcagattacaaatgtactatcaataaggcactcaggggaaactcataccccattccagtcgtatcacatctgttggctaaactggctgggggcaaggtgttcgccaaaattgacctggcacaagcttaccaacagctgccagtaaccccacaatcagcggaagcacagactattgtcacacataaaggggcgttcagagttaacagattacaatttggagtttgtgtggccccagggatttttcaagggctcatggaacgcctgttaagaggtctgccgggggtcttgccattttttgatgacgttttgattgctggaaaagacccacaggaactggttgcgcgtgtccgtgcagtgttgctcaagttcaaggaggtggggttgcaactgaaaaaggaaaaatgcagttttggggtgccaactgtggatttcttggggtttaaaattgatgcatcaggaatccaccccacagatgctaagattaaggccatcatcgaggcaccacgaccacagaacaagacggagttgcagtcattcctgggacttattaacttttaccattcgttcttaccccagaaagcttcggtagctgaaccattacatcgactgttgcagaaaaagaatgtgtggcgatgggggcaggggcagcagaaggcttttgactccttgcgaggaatgctgagtagcaggagcgtccttgctcattatgatgagtcgaagccgctggtcctggcatgtgatgcctctcaatacggcctgggggcggtgctgagtcatagggaaccggatgggtcggaaaagcccatctctttctattcccgtacgttgtcgcccacggagcgcaactatgctcaaattgacaaagaggcgcttgcaattgtggcagggatcaaaaagttccatgattatgtgtatggtcgccatttctccattgaaatggaccacaaaccactgttagggttgttcaacccgaacaaacaaacgccacaaattctctcccccagaatgttgcgttggtctatattcctgaacgggttccagtacaccttgacccatgtgccggggaaacggttgtgccacgctgatgcgctgagtcgattgcctcttcctggcgggagcaatgaggatcctgctccagcggagcacataatgatgctggaaacacttccgggggctcctgtaacggctactgatatagctgagaaaacaaggaaagatgctgttctctcccgtgtgctcacttgggtggggagggggtggccaggtggtccgcatgaagacaaattcaggccttatgcgacaaggcagcacgagttgtccatgcataagggttgtctcctgtggggagatagggtgatcatcccagcaccactgagaaacagggttcttgagacgcttcacatgggacacccgggaatggtcaggatgaagtcgctagcccgatgttatgtgtggtggcctggaatggaccagaacatagaacaatgggtacgaacatgcaaggcatgccaagaggtgcggccagaagtggccagagcaccagttcactggtgggagcagtccagatctccctggagccggctgcacttagattttgctgggccattccaggggaaggtctttttggttatcgtcgatgcatattccaaatggttagaagtggcgatggtccctagcatggcatcagctgccgtaatcaaggtgttgaggcagctgtttgcaacccacgggttacctgagaccattgtatcagataatggggcagcttttgtatcccaagaattcagggcattcttagctgataacttcataagaggggtcacatccgcgccctttcacccatcctccaatgggcaggctgagcgcatggtaagaacagccaaagaatccattgcgcgcttaatggagggtaactggtcagctcgcatcgcgcgaatgttatttttgcagcatgcgacgccgtgtactgcgacgggcaagtcgccagctgagctgctcttgggtagaagactggtaacggtgctggattatgtccacctcgataaaatgccaaaccgtaattcaagagcaaccccccaggctgaggctgacacaacaaggtatctcgcccctgaagatctggtctgggtgaggaactattcacgaggttcgcggtgggtggctggtgtggtcacccggactagtggacctgtgtcctattatgtgaccttggaaaatgggcaagtttggaagagacatatagatcagctgaggcgccgggcgctcagcagggaggggtcagataattcatccctggctaacgacgcagagctgcaagaccagagtgaaaatggcccagaggtgcagtcaccaggggcttcagcaaatgaaccagggtctgctagtcctcaggatgacgaggtacaggtaggggaccctgcgatgtctgggactccatctgttcctgacgaaacccctatagcaccccctctaccacaggtaacatccaatccagaaccggcaacacctgttgtcaggagatcaagtagaagttgtaggaccccacagtacctgagagattacgtctgcggtgctcactag